A window of the Nitrosococcus wardiae genome harbors these coding sequences:
- a CDS encoding 1,4-alpha-glucan branching protein domain-containing protein, translating to MLQKATPNLSSWGDRGYSDFWLNKKTDWIYPLLHRAAQRMRELALAYCHEPKGTLADRALRQAARSLLLAQASDWPFIIQNGITVEYATRRLRDHLSRFHYLEMSLEKGIFDERRLQALEILDNIFPDLDYRIYYRYPPGNNGEAARCISL from the coding sequence GTGCTGCAAAAAGCAACCCCAAATCTATCCAGCTGGGGTGATCGGGGCTACAGTGATTTTTGGCTCAATAAAAAAACTGATTGGATATACCCCCTGCTGCACCGAGCTGCCCAGCGCATGAGGGAATTGGCGCTCGCCTATTGCCACGAACCTAAAGGGACACTTGCCGACCGTGCCTTGCGGCAGGCTGCCCGCTCACTGCTGTTAGCGCAAGCCTCGGATTGGCCCTTTATTATTCAAAATGGAATCACAGTGGAGTACGCTACTCGCCGTCTACGGGATCATTTGTCCCGTTTCCATTACTTGGAAATGTCTTTGGAAAAGGGAATCTTTGATGAACGCCGGTTACAGGCCTTAGAAATCCTTGATAACATCTTCCCGGACCTTGATTATCGCATCTACTATAGGTATCCCCCAGGGAACAACGGAGAAGCTGCGCGATGTATATCGTTATGA
- a CDS encoding glycogen synthase, whose translation MYIVMITPECAPIAKVGGLGDVVPGLSNELSIRGNAVEIILPKYDCMRYDRIRGLVKTYSGLWVPYHNQWIHCDVYFGFADGLKCFFIEAHNGFFDRGTYYGQHDDPQRFAFFCKAALEFMLKSNKHPEIIHCHDWQTGLVPVLLFEQYKYLGMTHPRVCYTLHNMQHQGVTGGHIIQQVGLDPAAYMTPERLLDHTHPHAVNLMKGGIVFSNFVTTVSSHYLDEIRYTDQGYGLQHTLYVHEQKLGGILNGVDYNVWNPEFDPHIPTRYNLETLDKKYENKTALRHRLWLREEYKPIIGVISRLDAQKGVGLIRHAIFYCLANGCQFVLLGASANDSINADFWHLRHHLNDHPDCHLEIGYDEDLAHQIYAGADMLLIPSAYEPCGLTQMIAMKYGTVPVVRNTGGLADTVFDANYAHKPYHERNGFVFNNFNHEGLESALHRAIGLWYQYPQYFRELMENGMHYDFSWNHPGQHYLNIYHHIQEE comes from the coding sequence ATGTATATCGTTATGATCACACCCGAGTGTGCTCCAATAGCCAAGGTAGGGGGTCTGGGAGATGTTGTTCCAGGATTGTCTAACGAACTTTCGATACGGGGTAATGCCGTTGAGATCATCCTCCCTAAATATGATTGTATGCGCTATGACCGTATCCGGGGTTTGGTGAAAACCTACAGTGGTTTGTGGGTACCTTACCACAACCAATGGATTCACTGTGACGTTTATTTTGGTTTTGCGGATGGACTGAAATGCTTTTTCATTGAAGCCCATAATGGCTTTTTTGACCGGGGCACCTACTACGGTCAGCACGATGATCCCCAACGTTTCGCCTTTTTTTGCAAGGCAGCACTGGAGTTCATGCTCAAAAGCAATAAACACCCGGAGATCATTCACTGCCACGACTGGCAAACGGGTCTGGTGCCGGTATTGCTCTTCGAACAATATAAATATCTGGGGATGACCCACCCCCGTGTCTGCTATACCCTGCATAACATGCAGCACCAGGGGGTTACTGGTGGACATATCATCCAGCAGGTAGGATTAGATCCTGCAGCTTATATGACCCCTGAACGGTTGCTCGACCATACCCACCCCCATGCGGTCAATCTGATGAAAGGTGGAATCGTTTTTTCCAACTTTGTCACCACCGTTTCTTCTCACTACCTGGATGAAATTCGCTATACAGACCAGGGCTATGGCTTACAACACACCCTTTACGTTCATGAGCAAAAGCTAGGCGGAATCCTCAATGGCGTGGATTATAATGTATGGAATCCTGAATTTGACCCCCATATTCCGACCCGTTATAACCTGGAAACCCTGGACAAAAAATACGAGAACAAAACTGCCCTACGCCATCGTTTATGGCTGCGAGAGGAATATAAACCCATTATTGGCGTCATCAGCCGACTAGATGCCCAAAAGGGAGTCGGGCTTATTCGCCATGCGATCTTCTATTGTCTCGCCAACGGTTGCCAATTTGTTTTACTGGGTGCAAGTGCCAACGACAGCATCAATGCTGATTTCTGGCACCTCAGGCACCATCTTAACGACCATCCGGATTGCCACCTGGAAATTGGCTATGATGAAGACTTGGCCCACCAGATCTATGCAGGCGCCGATATGCTCCTCATTCCTAGTGCCTATGAGCCTTGTGGCCTCACCCAAATGATTGCCATGAAATACGGTACGGTCCCCGTAGTGCGCAATACTGGAGGATTGGCGGATACGGTATTCGACGCCAACTACGCCCATAAACCTTACCATGAGCGCAACGGTTTCGTTTTCAACAATTTTAATCATGAGGGGCTGGAATCAGCCCTCCATCGGGCTATTGGCCTGTGGTACCAATACCCCCAATATTTCCGGGAATTAATGGAAAACGGGATGCATTATGACTTTTCTTGGAATCATCCAGGGCAGCATTACCTGAATATCTACCACCATATCCAAGAAGAATGA